The window TACACCCCGCACGTCGACACGGGCGACTACATCGTGGTCATCAATGCCGAAAAGGTGCGCGTCACCGGCAACAAGGCGAGCGACAAGATGTATCACCATCACACGGGTTACATCGGTAACCTGAAAACCGCCAGCTTCCAGCAGCTGATCGAAAAGGCCCCTGAGCGCGTCATCGAATACGCCGTCAAGGGCATGCTGCCGAAGAATCCGCTGGGCCGGGCCATGTTCCGCAAGCTCAAGGTCTACGCCGGCACCGATCACAAGCACACCGCCCAGCAGCCGCAGCCGCTGGACATCTGAACATAGGACAGACTGAATCATGAGCGCCACCCAGTATTACGGCACCGGCCGCCGCAAGACCTCCGCCGCGCGCGTTTTCCTGCGCCCCGGCAAGGGCGACATCATCGTCAACAAGCGCCCGCTGGACGAATTCTTCGGCCGCGAGACCGCACGCATGGTCGTGCGCCAGCCGCTTGAAGCCGCCGAACTCAACGACAAGTTCGATATCACCGTCACCGTCGAAGGTGGTGGCGGCAGCGGCCAGGCCGGCGCCATCCGCCTCGGCATCGCCCGCGCCCTGCTGCAGTACGACGAAGCGCTGCGCCCCAAGCTGCGCGCCACCGGCCTGCTGACCCGCGACGCCCGCGAGGTCGAGCGTAAGAAGGTCGGTCTGCGCAAAGCCCGTCGCGCCACGCAGTTCTCCAAGCGCTAATCGGTTTGTTGGGGGATCGTCTAACGGCAGGACAGCGGACTCTGACTCCGTCAATCTAGGTTCGAATCCTAGTCCCCCAGCCAGAAATAAAACGGCCCGCCTTGTGCGGGCCGTTTTATTTCTGGGTTGCGGCCGAGAGGTGAGAACCTAGTCAGGTTCGACCGGAT is drawn from Gammaproteobacteria bacterium and contains these coding sequences:
- the rplM gene encoding 50S ribosomal protein L13, producing MSTFSAKPAEVQRDWFLVDADGKTLGRLATEIARRLRGKHKPEYTPHVDTGDYIVVINAEKVRVTGNKASDKMYHHHTGYIGNLKTASFQQLIEKAPERVIEYAVKGMLPKNPLGRAMFRKLKVYAGTDHKHTAQQPQPLDI
- the rpsI gene encoding 30S ribosomal protein S9, with product MSATQYYGTGRRKTSAARVFLRPGKGDIIVNKRPLDEFFGRETARMVVRQPLEAAELNDKFDITVTVEGGGGSGQAGAIRLGIARALLQYDEALRPKLRATGLLTRDAREVERKKVGLRKARRATQFSKR